The Manduca sexta isolate Smith_Timp_Sample1 chromosome 20, JHU_Msex_v1.0, whole genome shotgun sequence DNA segment aAAAAGAGAAGCAACAATTAAAATCTCGTTACGAGCTGCCAAGTACGCCACATGTTATAGTGCATCCGTCCGCGACTGCCAAGGGCGGTAAATTCAGCTGTAATGTGGCCACACTCTCACTCTTACTCGACTATCGCATCATCGACAATAAGGAACACAGCTTTGAGGTATTACTTTTTGTTCGTATTACATATAGTATCTTTTGTTTCGAATTGACACATTTCTAACTTTAGTTTCTTTTACTAGCTATTTGTGTTTGCTGAACTGTTCAATGAAATGTTGATGCGTGATTTCGGTTTCTACATCTACAAAACACTTTACACATTACCAGAAAAAATTGACGAAACCTCAGATAAAAATTCTGATAAGGCTGAAAAGAAAGATGAGAAAAAAACGGATGAAAAGAAAGatgataaagataaaaaagatgacaaagataaaaaagatgATAAAGATAAGAAAGATGATAAGGAAAAGAAAGATgacaaagataaaaaagatgataaagataaaaaagacgATAGGCGAGATGATAGGCGAGACACGCGTAGAAGAGATAGGAAggtaagatattataattatgattttagtgCAGCAGcagatattaatttcattacataattcaagtaaaatattaagtaaatgaCACATAACAGTCAGTTCTTTTTCTAAAATGTGAAAGGCAAAGATAATAATCTTCCAAAATCAAATATTCCATAGCACTCAAAATTTTCAGGATTCCCATAGTGATGATGACAGGAGTAATTCGCCTCGAAGACGCAGCCGAGGCGTGGAACTGCCCCCTGATCCTTATTTGTTATTATCGTTGGTATACTTTGACACTTCACGCGGCGGCAGCATGACTAAGAAAGACTTGCAGAACTTGTTCATGAGTCTCGGCCTGCAACTGTCTCGCTCACAAGTACGCACTATTTTGGACAAAGTGTGTGTGAAAGATGTGTTCAACTACaagttagttattttttaatggaataagtattatttagttGACTTATTACagacattgaatttttttactGTAGTTATAATTAATCTTTGTGGTAGAAGGTTGAAATTATTACTCAAAGAATTTTAAACAGTtagaatatacataatatacttaattcgACTGTGAATATAGTATTAAAGGCTATTTGCTGTTATTTGTTAACTATTTAATTGGTCATAGGTCACTTCTGCAAACCATTAAAGATCTGGCATCGGGCACATCGGAAGCCATGCAAGACTTACCACTGGACTCAACAGTATCTTCAAATGAAGTTCCTCCACATGTAAGTATCtacaaacattttgtaaagatttatttacttaataaataactattgatattttttcatgtttaatTATACACATGGTTCATACATCAGTATTTAATGTTCCATATTAGATTACGGAATTGGAGGGAAGCTATTGCAGCAGGCAATCGCAACTTATTGCCCATATTTAAAGATCCAAATGAAACCGAGGGCAGTACGAGTGGAGGCACTAAGGATGTTAGTGAAACtggtaagaaaatatatatttgtaatctgAATGAGATTTGTATCTGTAGCACATGGCTCAGAATATCGCCGGTATTATCTTCGGTTTATGTTTGATCCATTCTTAATTATGGACTGTATGTGCGGCAGGCATGGTGATGTACAAGTCGCGGCTGGTGGATGTGGGCGCGTTGGTGGCAGCGGAGGCGCGCGGCGGGCTGGTGCGCGCGCGGCTGGAGACGGCGTTGGAGGGCGCACGCGCTGCGCTGGCCGCGGCGAGGCGTGACCAGCGCACCACGCAGCAGGCCGAGCGCGGCGCGCACAAGCAGCTCGGCGACCTCAGCGCCAGCCTCGCCGCTGCCAACGCGCGTGTATCCTCGCTCACGGTAATACTACACACATCTTATACCACCACCTCACAAGTGCGGTGtgtttgaacaaataatttcgTTATGACAACGAACATAAAGTCGATTATAATGTTGTGACTCAAGGGAGCAAATATGACAAATAATGCCAGTATCATAAAACAACAACCTAAATTACGCATTgttgaattaaaactaatatattgtCTTACAGGCGAGCTCCAAAATATTCCATTCCGCTTTGAAGAGCATACAATCAATAATGGAAGCAgtcatcaatataaaatatgacgATGATGATGTCGTAGAAGTCCCCAATGGACCATCAAGGTAAGGTACTTTTCAaatgatcatttttttttatattttacccaTGCTAATCCACTGTTCTCTATTTGTAGCAATGATAAAGATACCAACAAGGAAAGTGAAAATGGCACTTCTAATGAAAATAGCGTTCCGGAAGGACAAGCGTCCAAATCGGAAACAGAAGTGGAAACTAAAGCAGAACCACAACAGACTGATGGCAAGGATATCATATCATCTGAAAATATGGAAATTGACGACAAAGAATGACATTTGTTGTATAGTCATGATAGACCATCATAGTATAAAATCTTCAGTGATCGTAAGCAACCAATACATTagttgaaatgaaaaaataaggTTTTTCCACACGTAGATGATACGAATGTGTGTAATTCATGTGTTTGTAAATTTTGGTACGCTAAGTACATTTTTTGATATGTATTTATACATGAACATGAATGGCGGGATCACACTATGAATTAGAAAACCATACGCCATTTTACAATCTTTGTGTAATATGTTATGCGATTTTATAGTGTAAGTTGCGGTATTCTAACTTGCTAAGGAATGTTTTGGACCAGATTTGTGCGCTACTTTTACGGACGGTTAGACGGGCGTTTTTGTAGCTCGTATGAGTTCTTAACAAATTTATTGACATGCGCTTACAATATAACAAGGAAGTAATTGTTATTTCTATAACGAGCGCTTAATCATAGGGATAATACTTTGTATGCGATTCACGCATGTGTTTGTGTGTAGGCCGATAAGCTATTTGAAATATCTCGCAAAagcagacaatttttttttcaattaactcAATATCGTTGCAAATCGTCAATACTCTTCATGAATTCACGTTGTAAATCGAGCAATAAAACTATAGatgtataaattacataatttattgatttattccttacaaaacaatataatcgGATCCCATAAGCATTGATTTAATATTGCGATTATATAAAGTAACATTGTTtcttcaaatcaaaatataaaatagcaaGTAAGATCTAttagtatgtatatataaattaggAAGCCATCTTAAATTTACCTTCACAATTATCTTCAATTAcagtagaaatatttttgaattaatgtgataaaaatatcGAAACAAGGACATTGTTCATCTTAGTTACTCAATAGTTTCTTCTCTGTAACAAGAAATTGAAAACGCAGATGTACTTTTTGCTATGCTAGGATACGTTCCatgtaacattaataaattggATATGATTAAACTACACTTATTATTTACCTTCATAAAACTAGGAAACAAACCCCCTtgttcatagacgttatttatttaagctcTATCTTTGTTGTGATAactagtctgtttctcagtgctgacggcatggcagccttcgcagtgcgtagacatagggccgtagtgattggctaatattgagatacaacttgaatctagtcggctgtcagataaaaaaagctgaataaacagcaagctgtcaaatAAAGCTGAAAACCACTTATCACAGTAGTGCTCCGTCCTTAtataatgtctataaataagggggaAAATCTATTAACATAAAGCCGTAATATGaaagatgtaatttttttcttagtATAAGGTCTGACCGTTATTTAAACGGAGTTGTCTTACTAGATACACTACGTCAGAACTAATGCCACCGATCTTCGACCTTCAACGTCACTCTCACCATTCACTTAGGCTAGGATATTCCATTACACTTTGAAttttaaggaataaaataatcagttcgatctaaacaaaaattgttatgctataataaatataaatatatatatttattatagcataacaatttttaatatatatatatttatatactaacataaaaaagtatttgttagtaaataattatacaatgtaTAGAAAATGCAAAAATAGAATGTCAATATTAACTTACAATCTTATATTCCACACATGCCTAACAAGACCAACCCACAGtgcagaattaaaaaaacataaaagctCTAGCTTCTTGGTTCATCGAATTagggattataaaaaaaaaataaacttacctcATAGGAAAGAGgtagtacaataaattattcacaatagaatttaaatcattatctgtctttttttatcaaaacacctaattttaaacatacatCAGACAAAATCGGATCTCTTTTTATGGAACAAGGTTTCTAATTCATTTTAGTACTAGACTAAGACAGAATATTGTACTTCCCTTTGTAGACTGATTAGTAATCAAGAATTAAATTGATTCTAATATGTGCAagtaactaataatatattggATACATGGCAATACAATTGTGACGCGGCAAACACATCAATTTCAAACACAGGGCTCCACATAATTCCCAGGGAACAATCCAGTGACTCCATCCATGACGCCTTCCCACCAGCCATCATCATTTTTCTTCAGAACGTATATCACTGCACTCTCTTGGAATGACAACTCATCTTCCTTATCAGCATAGTAATCATAGATTGCTACAACTGAAACAATAGCATATTTTTTGAATAGCGAATCAATTGTGCATATAAGTTATAGCAatggtgatattttttttgatttccATGTACTATTTtgtcaaaaacattattatattagccttatatactgtcacactgctgggcatgggcgtCTAATACTGAGAGCGACCTGAATAAAAACGTAGGTTATAATTTACCTCCCATAGCAAAGcagacatattattaaaatctctaTATTAATTGACAAAttcatacaaaaacaaatattcccCTATTTATCAAAGCGCGCCTCCCCTTATCTCATTTCGATGTGGATTTGTGCGAAATGATACATGGAGATAAATATTTGGTAAGTATTGTTATATGTTCAGTGGTATTACCTTTCTCAATATAGTTCTTTGGTACCCATCCAGGCAGATCCTCCTCATCGGGAACAATGGCTGGAACTGCACTTGTATATTGAGAACCCATCTTGTTCTAAAACCAAAAAGGTTCAGCTGTCAATATAATCCTCTGGTATTATTTCACtgaaattttatgtatatagctTCAACCatatatggaaataaatttcAGATTAATTTGACTTACATTAATTATCCAAGACAtacctttattttaatacagaGAAAATTACAAggtaatattttcataagttcagtatttttagtttttttttatgtgtagtggtagaatttttttttttacgcttACGTTGAGTTGATGCGGTCGACCGAAGGCGTCGTGTGTGAGCTCATCGTCCATGGGGGGCGGCGGCAGCGGAGGCGAAACGGAACCGCCTCGAATTGAACCACCACCCGCTGATGACGACGATGCTCgctgcaacaaaaaaaaatatttatcaaaaactatGGATCCATATTGGCAAATCAGGCTGATTTTGTAATGAATTAAGTACCTCCATCAATTGTACAGGTGTTGCAAAATAATGGTATCAATAATAACCTAATTACAAGatcagaatataaaaatatttacttgaataTAAACTGATTTTACAAACCTGTCCTGGCAGACTCATTGAATGCTGACTGTGTTCACCATCTGACCCAATCAGTGGTGATGGTGgagctaaaatataaattatcaattttatattccattgtatgtatagcattattatttttatattgttaatcaaATATACCAAGTATTTgactgataattataattttacgcaaatttacataaaacaagcAAGTAATTGCTGTCTTCACTGTATGTGcatctattaaaattttattaaaattgtatgtagtaaaaaaaaaactcacgtGGCATACTAGAATGGAGATCTTGTTGAGTATAATTAGAGGGTGTTGTTTGATGTTGATTTGGATGCACCATGCCAACCTAAAATATGAAATGTGTAATTATAGTaactatcaataattataaaacatcaaGCTTACAAAATTTCAgatgaacatattaaaaaatatatacatatcaaCTTAAGGGacttttattttcacattttcaACATCCAAAGTAGAAACAGCTACCAATTAGTGAATATATAGTTACCTTCTTTCAGCAACAAACAAATTTAGTAACTTTTCTATTCCATCTCAGAGGCTGTTGAACATACCTGTGGCTGAGCAACAGGCAGCGTTGAGTAGCCTGGTGGGCGTCTCGGATAGTTAGGTGCATAATGCGATGGCACCTGTGGAGGCGCCACCGCTGGCGGAGTTCGGTACTCACGAGACGATTtacctttaaatttttattgagttttatttatcaacttggtttaataaaccttattaaataatCCAATTTCAGGAAGCTTTAGACAATAAAGTTTCATTTTGCCAGAGAATCAAAGAGAATGGGCATCTCTGGACAGcagtctataaataatatatgctgtaactaaattatataacagATAACAATATCCTTTACTGTAAACATCAGTTCATAAACTCATACCAAGAGTTCCACGCCCCAAAGTGCCTGTATTAGCTGCAGAGGCAGCTCGGACTGCAGCTGGTGGTGTTGGTGGTTTAGTAGTGGGTGCTGGGAGGGGCGCAGCACCTGATGCAGATCCAGATCGTCTACCACGAGGAGTGCCACAAGCACCACCATTCCACCGTGCACCATGGCCAATATCATCAAGTGCTATAAAAAACATGGTTGTGTTAGCAATTAATTAACTGAATAATTGACCTATATTGGATCAATTGATTTCTCACCTGTGTAATCAATACTCTTTCTGACATATTTAATTGGTTTTTCTGGATTAGCCGGTGCAATGATTTTGTACTGCCTGCTGGTCACTTTGTTGGCCGTAAGCACACCAATCTCACGACGCGCCACTTTTTCTTTGTGAATCGCAACAGTCTGCGCGATATGGTTCATCTGTCCTTCCATTTCTGCTAACTGCATTGTCTGCAGTTCGAGCAGCTGAAGGAAATTGTATGCCAAAGTGTTTATCTGATATGCTACACTGGCCAGAGATTGAGTCGTGTAGTTTTTAGTACTTTCGAGAGCGAGCCTCTTGTTCTCGGACTGGAAATAATTCGCTTCGCAGTAATCGGCGACACGCTCCAAATTTGTGTGGCTGTCTGTGAGATGGTTTCGTCCCTCCGGGATTTCCGTTTGCAGTAATGCTGCCAATTCGGCCATGTTTCCTGCTGTAATCAGATACAAATTGTAGTTTACGtaaatcgatatttaaaattcaggCTTTATACTGTGTGTTTCAACTGGGCCATaacataaattgataatttatttgtccAAAACGACAGATTTGACTTACGTTAATGAATCACACAaaaatttttacataaacacaaaacaaattcaaCTTTTCCTGAAATTACGGGCACACTTCATGGAATAAataacaaagagaattataatgtgAAGGCAAACTACTGAAAGTTTTAGATACAGGGTACACTTTACAGAcagaaatattatcttttaatgCGAACTCAACTCATTCTCTaggccaaagagaattataatatactctAGGCTCCACCTATATTACGATTGCCAGGTGAGAAAATACTTAAAAGAAAAAGAGTGTGAGGACTGAAAACCGTATACATTACAAGcttgataattttataactacatttttttagaataaagaaTTCCCATCCATAAGTTGTGGAGGTAAGTACcaataataatgtaactttactatttttattagcCAATATAATAGTTTCTAACGTGTTGTATTTTTTTggatacgtaagactaggcagtatggttgAAAGACTATAGCCTATCAtctggaataataaaaaaaaaattaccaaaattttgactattataaacaaaattataaactagtctccaataaatattgcaatttgcattttaaaatgttttcagcttaaatagtttattaaattagtcgtgtctccaataattaaatattgctatACTTTATCCTATGACTTTTATGTCACAGTAAATAAATTAGTGTTCGAAACCTCGCATCCAAAAAAGTAAGTCTCAGTTATATCAC contains these protein-coding regions:
- the LOC115456395 gene encoding abl interactor 2 isoform X2, which gives rise to MAELAALLQTEIPEGRNHLTDSHTNLERVADYCEANYFQSENKRLALESTKNYTTQSLASVAYQINTLAYNFLQLLELQTMQLAEMEGQMNHIAQTVAIHKEKVARREIGVLTANKVTSRQYKIIAPANPEKPIKYVRKSIDYTALDDIGHGARWNGGACGTPRGRRSGSASGAAPLPAPTTKPPTPPAAVRAASAANTGTLGRGTLGKSSREYRTPPAVAPPQVPSHYAPNYPRRPPGYSTLPVAQPQVGMVHPNQHQTTPSNYTQQDLHSSMPPPPSPLIGSDGEHSQHSMSLPGQRASSSSAGGGSIRGGSVSPPLPPPPMDDELTHDAFGRPHQLNNKMGSQYTSAVPAIVPDEEDLPGWVPKNYIEKVVAIYDYYADKEDELSFQESAVIYVLKKNDDGWWEGVMDGVTGLFPGNYVEPCV
- the LOC115456395 gene encoding abl interactor 2 isoform X1, producing the protein MTGNMAELAALLQTEIPEGRNHLTDSHTNLERVADYCEANYFQSENKRLALESTKNYTTQSLASVAYQINTLAYNFLQLLELQTMQLAEMEGQMNHIAQTVAIHKEKVARREIGVLTANKVTSRQYKIIAPANPEKPIKYVRKSIDYTALDDIGHGARWNGGACGTPRGRRSGSASGAAPLPAPTTKPPTPPAAVRAASAANTGTLGRGTLGKSSREYRTPPAVAPPQVPSHYAPNYPRRPPGYSTLPVAQPQVGMVHPNQHQTTPSNYTQQDLHSSMPPPPSPLIGSDGEHSQHSMSLPGQRASSSSAGGGSIRGGSVSPPLPPPPMDDELTHDAFGRPHQLNNKMGSQYTSAVPAIVPDEEDLPGWVPKNYIEKVVAIYDYYADKEDELSFQESAVIYVLKKNDDGWWEGVMDGVTGLFPGNYVEPCV